A genomic region of Entelurus aequoreus isolate RoL-2023_Sb linkage group LG19, RoL_Eaeq_v1.1, whole genome shotgun sequence contains the following coding sequences:
- the LOC133635280 gene encoding uncharacterized protein LOC133635280, with protein sequence MAPKADYSELKKSIDTLIEEVATIKEQQKTIMSLVVQLDQMRADNLEKDKKIAILENRVADIEQYTRINDVIITGLSIKPRSYARAVAPANGGEPAELDVISMERQVAVFMQSKDIQLDCNSIEACHLLPRRGTNDKPSVVLRFVNRKHKIALLKQGRKLKGTNVYMNDHLTKRNADIARKARQMRREKKILQTWTANCKVFIKLNGTPENAKVLLIRNIEDLNEYDV encoded by the coding sequence ATGGCGCCCAAGGCTGATTATAGCGAACTTAAAAAGTCAATCGACACTCTGATCGAGGAAGTTGCTACGATCAAGGAGCAGCAGAAAACCATCATGTCCCTTGTTGTGCAGCTGGATCAGATGAGGGCTGACAATTTGGAGAAAGACAAGAAAATCGCAATTCTGGAGAACAGAGTTGCTGATATTGAGCAGTACACAAGGATCAATGATGTGATCATCACCGGACTTAGCATCAAACCCCGGTCTTACGCACGAGCAGTAGCCCCAGCGAATGGAGGGGAGCCGGCGGAGTTGGATGTTATTTCGATGGAGCGACAGGTGGCGGTCTTCATGCAGTCCAAGGACATACAACTGGACTGTAACAGCATCGAAGCATGTCACCTCTTGCCCAGGAGAGGAACAAACGACAAGCCGAGCGTAGTTCTGAGATTTGTCAATAGAAAGCACAAGATCGCGTTGCTAAAACAGGGAAGGAAGCTAAAAGGAACAAACGTATACATGAACGACCATTTGACCAAACGAAATGCTGATATAGCCCGAAAAGCACGCCAAATGAGGAGAGAGAAGAAAATTCTACAAACTTGGACTGCGAACTGTAAAGTATTCATCAAACTCAACGGCACTCCGGAGAACGCCAAAGTGCTGCTGATTAGAAACATCGAAGATCTGAACGAATATGACGTATGA